Proteins from a single region of Catenulispora acidiphila DSM 44928:
- a CDS encoding BMP family lipoprotein, giving the protein MVTDTGGIDDRSFNASAWLGMQDAQKDGKATVKYLQSSTENDYVPNITQLEGQNCKLIVTVGGLMADATDSQAAAKTGQNFAIVDNGSADTKTNKPIANVHGMEFNTAQGGFLAGYLAAASSKSGVVATWGGLNIPPVTIYMDGFWEGVQYYNHAKSKSVKVLGWDETNPSSGTFSNSFTDTNKGKSITDGFINQGADIVFPVAGGAGRGATASAKAGKAKVIWVDSDGCVSDSEDCSVFLASVTKGIETAVKKVVEDAAAGNFKGGTQDVLDLSNGGTDLVYGQQLGSSIPSDLQSQITALKAQITGGTIKITSPSQPK; this is encoded by the coding sequence ATGGTCACCGACACCGGCGGTATCGACGACCGCTCCTTCAACGCCTCGGCCTGGCTGGGCATGCAGGACGCGCAGAAGGACGGCAAGGCGACCGTCAAGTACCTGCAGTCCTCCACCGAGAACGACTACGTGCCGAACATCACGCAGCTCGAGGGTCAGAACTGCAAGCTGATCGTGACCGTCGGCGGCCTGATGGCCGACGCCACCGACAGCCAGGCCGCGGCCAAGACCGGCCAGAACTTCGCGATCGTCGACAACGGCTCGGCGGACACCAAGACCAACAAGCCGATCGCGAACGTGCACGGCATGGAGTTCAACACCGCGCAGGGCGGGTTCCTGGCCGGCTACCTGGCCGCCGCGAGCTCCAAGTCCGGCGTCGTGGCGACCTGGGGCGGTCTGAACATCCCGCCGGTGACCATCTACATGGACGGGTTCTGGGAGGGCGTGCAGTACTACAACCACGCCAAGAGCAAGTCCGTGAAGGTCCTGGGCTGGGACGAGACCAACCCCAGCAGCGGCACCTTCTCGAACTCCTTCACGGACACCAACAAGGGCAAGTCCATCACCGACGGCTTCATCAACCAGGGCGCCGACATCGTCTTCCCGGTCGCCGGCGGCGCGGGCCGCGGCGCGACCGCCTCGGCCAAGGCCGGCAAGGCGAAGGTGATCTGGGTCGACAGCGACGGCTGCGTCTCGGACTCCGAGGACTGCTCGGTGTTCCTGGCCTCGGTCACCAAGGGCATCGAGACCGCGGTGAAGAAGGTCGTCGAGGACGCCGCCGCCGGCAACTTCAAGGGCGGCACGCAGGACGTCCTGGACCTGTCCAACGGCGGCACCGACCTGGTGTACGGCCAGCAGCTGGGCTCCTCGATCCCCTCGGACCTGCAGAGCCAGATCACCGCGCTGAAGGCGCAGATCACCGGCGGCACGATCAAGATCACCTCGCCGTCCCAGCCGAAGTAA
- a CDS encoding acyl-CoA mutase large subunit family protein, giving the protein MSSLSESGLPIEPVYGPSALTGWDPAAKLGEPGAFPFTRGVYPTMYTGKPWTMRQYAGFGTAAESNRRYHQLINAGTMGLSVAFDLPTQMGYDSDEAIAAGEVGKVGVAIDSVEDMRVLFEGIPLGEVSTSMTINAPGSVLLLMYQLVGEEQGVSSDRLTGTIQNDILKEYIARGTYIFPPKPSLRLVSNVFQYCHREVPKWNTISISGYHMAEAGATPAQEIAFTLANGIEYVRAAIASGLDVDDFAPRLSFFFVARTTLLEEIAKFRAARRIWARVMRDEFGAKNPKSLMLRFHTQTAGVQLTAQQPEVNLVRVALQGLGAVLGGTQSLHTNSFDEAIALPTEKAARLALRTQQVIAYESDVTKTVDPLAGSYAIEALTDEVETAALELMARVEDFGGAVAGIEAGFQKQEIERSAYQITQEIDSGKRTVVGVNKYTIDTEEPYEPLRVDPAIEAQQADRLTKLRADRDNSAVTKALDAMKRAAESDTENVLYPMREALAARATGGEVSHALRGVWGTYVPADAF; this is encoded by the coding sequence GTGTCATCGCTGAGCGAGTCCGGACTTCCGATCGAGCCCGTGTACGGTCCGTCCGCGCTGACCGGCTGGGACCCGGCCGCCAAGCTCGGGGAGCCCGGCGCCTTCCCGTTCACGCGCGGCGTCTATCCGACGATGTACACCGGCAAGCCGTGGACGATGCGGCAGTACGCCGGATTCGGGACCGCCGCGGAGTCCAACCGCCGCTACCACCAGCTGATCAACGCCGGGACCATGGGCCTGTCGGTGGCGTTCGACCTGCCCACGCAGATGGGCTACGACTCCGACGAGGCGATCGCGGCCGGCGAGGTCGGCAAGGTCGGCGTCGCGATCGACTCGGTCGAGGACATGCGCGTCCTGTTCGAGGGCATCCCGCTCGGCGAGGTCTCGACGTCGATGACGATCAACGCCCCCGGCTCGGTCCTGCTCCTGATGTACCAGCTCGTCGGCGAGGAGCAGGGCGTCTCCTCGGACCGGCTCACCGGCACGATCCAGAACGACATCCTGAAGGAGTACATCGCGCGCGGGACGTACATCTTCCCGCCGAAGCCCTCCCTCCGCCTGGTGTCGAACGTCTTCCAGTACTGCCACCGCGAAGTCCCGAAGTGGAACACCATCTCCATCAGCGGCTACCACATGGCCGAGGCCGGCGCGACGCCCGCCCAGGAGATCGCCTTCACCCTCGCCAACGGCATCGAATACGTCCGCGCCGCCATCGCCTCCGGCCTGGACGTCGACGACTTCGCCCCCCGCCTGTCCTTCTTCTTCGTCGCCCGCACCACCCTCCTGGAAGAGATTGCGAAGTTCCGCGCCGCCCGCCGCATCTGGGCCCGCGTGATGCGCGACGAATTCGGCGCCAAGAACCCCAAGTCCCTGATGCTCCGCTTCCACACCCAAACCGCCGGCGTCCAGCTCACCGCCCAGCAGCCGGAGGTCAACCTGGTCCGCGTGGCCCTCCAAGGCCTCGGCGCCGTCCTCGGCGGCACGCAATCCCTGCACACCAACTCCTTCGACGAGGCCATCGCCCTCCCCACCGAGAAGGCAGCCCGCCTCGCCCTGCGCACCCAGCAGGTCATCGCCTACGAATCCGACGTGACCAAAACCGTCGACCCCCTCGCAGGCTCCTACGCCATCGAAGCCCTGACCGACGAAGTAGAAACCGCCGCCCTGGAACTCATGGCCCGCGTCGAAGACTTCGGCGGCGCCGTAGCCGGCATCGAAGCAGGCTTCCAAAAGCAAGAGATCGAACGCTCCGCCTACCAGATCACCCAAGAGATCGACAGCGGCAAGCGCACCGTCGTAGGCGTGAACAAGTACACCATCGACACCGAAGAACCCTACGAACCCCTCCGCGTAGACCCCGCGATCGAAGCCCAGCAGGCCGACCGCCTGACAAAGCTGCGAGCCGACCGCGACAACAGCGCCGTGACGAAGGCACTGGACGCGATGAAGCGAGCCGCCGAGTCCGACACCGAGAACGTCCTGTACCCGATGCGCGAAGCCCTCGCCGCGCGCGCCACCGGCGGCGAGGTGAGCCACGCGCTGCGGGGGGTGTGGGGGACTTATGTGCCGGCGGATGCTTTTTAG
- a CDS encoding N,N-dimethylformamidase beta subunit family domain-containing protein, with product MKTRRPARLPSPRLPHPGTRRAIQAYASAPSAPAGGTIEFRVSVPTAAACSVTVRRIGTPVPTPAVRFVGEDQDGAAVTWVRVVGLGGSRGEAWLARGGWRGDGPGLAGDGGSDAARGGGASGSGGGGWRDDGFGSAGGGGDDRSGSGDSGDTGNFGGGWRGDRPGSAGSGWRGDRFGSAGGGELPAGGSSGSGEHTGNPCESVRGGGAASDPGTVRHPSRDLLSVDGPAGDVGVPLTWCDWEPSLLLDIPESWPPGLYVARFTVEAPLLSVMALRGRSAYVPFVVRGPLAAGFPTLVVLPFAAYVAANPWPIADVRRARALSLDRPFAGNGLPGGFAADAAFVETLTGTDFATSLDLHAGLIDPSAYRKVLFRDDLWSPQMRTAVAKASLSGTDVGGLDGVPEPSIDFAPGPDGRDDRILIRCL from the coding sequence GTGAAGACCCGCAGGCCCGCCCGACTCCCCAGCCCCCGCCTGCCGCACCCCGGCACCCGCCGAGCGATCCAGGCCTACGCCTCCGCCCCCAGCGCCCCCGCCGGCGGCACCATCGAATTCCGCGTCTCGGTCCCCACCGCCGCCGCGTGCTCCGTCACCGTGCGCCGCATCGGCACCCCGGTACCCACGCCCGCGGTGCGCTTCGTGGGCGAGGACCAGGACGGCGCTGCGGTGACGTGGGTGCGCGTCGTGGGGTTGGGGGGTAGTCGCGGCGAAGCGTGGCTGGCTCGCGGCGGCTGGCGGGGCGACGGGCCTGGGTTGGCTGGCGATGGTGGGTCGGATGCGGCTCGCGGCGGTGGTGCATCAGGCTCAGGCGGCGGTGGCTGGCGCGACGACGGATTTGGATCGGCTGGCGGTGGCGGCGATGACCGATCTGGCTCGGGTGACAGCGGCGACACCGGCAACTTCGGCGGCGGTTGGCGCGGCGACAGACCGGGGTCGGCAGGCAGCGGTTGGCGCGGCGACAGATTTGGATCGGCAGGCGGCGGCGAGCTACCGGCTGGCGGTAGCTCCGGCAGTGGCGAGCACACAGGTAACCCCTGCGAATCGGTTCGCGGCGGCGGCGCGGCATCCGATCCCGGCACCGTGCGGCATCCGTCGCGTGATCTCCTCAGCGTCGATGGTCCGGCGGGCGATGTCGGTGTGCCTCTCACCTGGTGTGATTGGGAGCCTTCGCTGCTGCTCGACATTCCCGAGTCGTGGCCGCCGGGTCTTTATGTCGCGCGCTTCACTGTCGAGGCGCCGCTGCTTTCGGTCATGGCGTTGCGGGGGCGGAGTGCGTATGTGCCGTTCGTCGTGCGCGGGCCGCTGGCGGCCGGTTTTCCGACGCTGGTCGTGCTTCCGTTTGCCGCGTATGTCGCTGCGAATCCGTGGCCGATCGCTGATGTGCGGCGAGCTCGTGCGCTCTCGCTGGATCGGCCGTTCGCGGGCAATGGGCTGCCTGGCGGGTTCGCCGCTGATGCCGCGTTCGTCGAGACGCTGACCGGGACCGACTTCGCGACCAGCCTGGATCTGCATGCCGGTCTCATCGATCCGTCGGCCTATCGCAAGGTGCTGTTCCGCGACGACCTGTGGTCGCCCCAGATGCGGACGGCCGTGGCCAAGGCCTCGTTGTCCGGCACGGATGTCGGCGGGCTCGACGGCGTGCCGGAGCCCTCGATCGACTTCGCGCCGGGACCAGACGGGCGCGATGACAGGATTCTGATTCGCTGCCTCTAG
- a CDS encoding amidohydrolase has translation MDLAHEAPVASDSAPAPAPDSSGQHPHVLDVAGHLVPELVLFRRDLHANPELSRAEFRTTAAIAARLERAGLAPRVRGVGTGLVCDIVPAGAEKLPFLAFRADIDALPVEESNELDFRSRVPGVMHACGHDVHTAVVLGAGLTLVEMARAGMLARPVRLIFQPAEEVMPGGALDMVAEGALYGVSKILSVHCDPKLDAGQVGLRTGALTAACDLVALTLDGPGGHTSRPHLTADLVYALASIVAEVPAALSRRIDPRAGLSLVWGQISAGSAPNAIPGTGSARGTIRTLDQDAWNQAPDIVHELIDAIAAKFGVKHTLDYVQGVPPVVNEAESVALLRTAATRALGAEAVVSTPQSLGGEDFAWYLQRVPGAMARLGVRTPGDKAVRDLHQGTFVADEGAIAAGIRMLATAALCDWIA, from the coding sequence ATGGACCTGGCTCATGAAGCGCCGGTCGCGAGCGACTCGGCCCCGGCACCAGCACCTGATTCCTCAGGTCAGCACCCGCATGTCCTCGATGTGGCGGGCCACCTCGTGCCCGAGCTGGTCCTCTTCCGGCGGGATCTGCACGCCAACCCCGAGCTGAGCCGTGCCGAGTTCCGGACCACCGCGGCCATCGCCGCCCGGCTGGAGCGCGCCGGGCTCGCCCCGCGGGTGCGCGGGGTCGGGACCGGGCTGGTCTGCGACATCGTGCCGGCCGGCGCCGAGAAGTTACCGTTCCTGGCCTTCCGGGCCGACATCGACGCGCTGCCGGTCGAGGAGAGCAACGAGCTGGACTTCCGCTCGCGCGTCCCCGGCGTCATGCACGCCTGCGGCCACGACGTCCACACCGCGGTGGTCCTGGGCGCCGGGCTGACGCTGGTGGAGATGGCCCGCGCCGGGATGCTGGCGCGCCCGGTCCGCCTGATCTTCCAGCCCGCCGAGGAGGTCATGCCCGGCGGCGCGCTGGACATGGTCGCCGAGGGCGCGCTGTACGGGGTCAGCAAGATCCTGTCCGTGCACTGCGACCCGAAGCTGGACGCCGGCCAGGTGGGCCTGCGCACGGGGGCGCTGACCGCGGCCTGCGACCTGGTCGCGCTGACCCTGGACGGCCCGGGCGGGCACACCTCCCGGCCGCACCTGACCGCCGACCTGGTCTACGCCCTGGCCTCGATCGTGGCCGAGGTGCCGGCGGCGCTGTCCCGGCGCATCGACCCGCGCGCCGGCCTGTCGCTGGTCTGGGGGCAGATCTCGGCCGGCAGCGCGCCGAACGCGATCCCGGGCACCGGCTCGGCCCGCGGCACCATCCGCACCCTGGACCAGGACGCCTGGAACCAGGCGCCGGACATCGTGCACGAACTCATCGACGCCATCGCCGCCAAGTTCGGCGTCAAGCACACCCTGGACTACGTGCAGGGCGTCCCGCCGGTGGTGAACGAGGCCGAGTCCGTCGCCCTGCTGCGCACCGCCGCCACCCGCGCCCTCGGCGCCGAGGCCGTGGTCAGCACCCCGCAGTCGCTCGGCGGCGAGGACTTCGCCTGGTACCTGCAGCGCGTTCCCGGCGCGATGGCGCGCCTCGGCGTGCGCACCCCCGGCGACAAAGCCGTGCGCGATCTGCACCAGGGCACGTTCGTCGCCGACGAGGGCGCGATCGCCGCCGGCATTCGGATGCTCGCCACCGCCGCGCTCTGCGACTGGATCGCTTGA
- a CDS encoding DUF3800 domain-containing protein, whose amino-acid sequence MSFRMYYVDDSGDPTKGIAVYSWIEVDTAQAPEAMAVWLRFRQQLFETYQIPTDFELHSTNFLAGRGHPSTENKMNQSKTARREIFVAALKLISDLPGVSIGAVHRTSPRRRTGFGEPMTDPFCRLVLGVDRRLFLGDLQGIMVIDGEGDGSCRFYTRLFRSLGLSGQQLIAVPFFQPSYDSQWIQIADIVAYTAYQSVIRRPGREFCWTWYEDYIDPEGPREV is encoded by the coding sequence ATGAGTTTCCGCATGTACTACGTCGACGATTCGGGTGATCCAACCAAGGGCATCGCTGTGTACTCCTGGATCGAAGTCGACACCGCACAAGCCCCAGAAGCGATGGCTGTCTGGCTCCGTTTCCGCCAACAACTCTTCGAGACCTACCAGATCCCAACAGACTTCGAGCTGCACTCGACGAACTTCTTGGCCGGTCGCGGCCACCCCTCAACAGAGAACAAGATGAACCAGTCAAAGACCGCGCGCCGGGAAATCTTCGTCGCCGCCCTCAAGCTCATCAGCGACCTGCCGGGCGTCAGCATCGGGGCGGTCCATCGGACCTCCCCGCGCCGGCGAACCGGCTTCGGCGAACCCATGACAGACCCCTTCTGCCGACTGGTGCTCGGCGTCGACAGGAGGCTGTTTCTCGGCGATCTCCAAGGGATCATGGTCATCGATGGCGAGGGCGACGGTTCCTGCCGCTTCTACACACGCCTGTTCCGAAGCTTGGGTCTCAGCGGACAGCAACTGATCGCGGTCCCGTTCTTCCAGCCCTCCTACGACAGCCAGTGGATCCAGATCGCAGACATCGTGGCTTACACCGCCTACCAATCGGTGATCAGACGGCCGGGCAGAGAGTTCTGCTGGACGTGGTACGAGGATTACATCGATCCCGAAGGGCCTCGCGAGGTTTGA
- a CDS encoding N,N-dimethylformamidase beta subunit family domain-containing protein: MFHDKLHHRSAASMGVSMGFGKYGRRVAAKAKREVTGMFRAKPYDPGHPAPPARDVAPAEGVSAAGEPVWSPKSGGTCASSDVEGRVRVYASANSVNRGSGSGNGIDFMVSVNPPQPFTIEVFRVGAEDVSVLKTDALDGVTQEWSALDLSTRTITCSWTPTWHLDVPADWRSGIHVAKLRTADGLQTCVPFVVRDDAGEHDILVALPFPTYQAYNEYPKDKKTGASLYYAWEDGKIYTEGKAATKVSFDRPYHVTGLPANFDLDTAFAKWVEIWAAAHGKSVGYADSADLHDGTVDPTRHKALIFPGHDEYWSAQMRDALDKALANGAHVAFLAANNVYWRIRLEDGGRTVVCYKNRPDPGAASANERTAQWRQTGRPEQEVLGAQYVSTLKGTAPLVVDNAGHWFWEGTGVRNGERIPELLWGECDQVQPWVQSPDGFEILAASPYTGQGQPRMQHSVLHRTPAGGLVFDGGTFHWSKGLSTHGIADSRIQRATANLLSRMLEQ; this comes from the coding sequence ATGTTCCACGACAAGCTCCACCATCGATCGGCGGCGTCAATGGGTGTCAGCATGGGCTTCGGCAAGTACGGCCGGCGCGTCGCCGCCAAGGCCAAGCGCGAGGTCACCGGCATGTTCCGGGCCAAGCCGTACGACCCCGGGCACCCGGCTCCGCCCGCCCGCGACGTCGCCCCCGCCGAAGGCGTCAGCGCCGCCGGGGAACCGGTCTGGTCGCCCAAATCCGGCGGCACGTGCGCCAGCAGCGACGTCGAAGGCCGCGTCCGCGTCTACGCCTCGGCGAACAGCGTGAACCGCGGCAGCGGCAGCGGCAACGGCATCGACTTCATGGTGTCGGTGAACCCGCCGCAGCCCTTCACCATCGAGGTGTTCCGGGTCGGCGCCGAGGATGTCAGTGTCCTGAAGACCGATGCGCTCGACGGCGTGACGCAGGAGTGGTCGGCGCTCGACCTGAGCACCCGCACCATCACCTGTTCCTGGACGCCGACGTGGCATCTGGACGTGCCCGCCGACTGGCGCAGCGGGATCCACGTCGCCAAGCTCCGCACCGCGGACGGTTTGCAGACGTGCGTCCCCTTTGTGGTCCGGGACGATGCAGGGGAGCACGACATCCTCGTCGCGCTGCCGTTCCCGACGTACCAGGCGTACAACGAGTACCCCAAAGACAAGAAGACCGGCGCGAGCCTGTACTACGCCTGGGAAGACGGCAAGATCTATACCGAGGGCAAGGCCGCGACGAAGGTCAGCTTCGACCGGCCGTACCATGTCACCGGGCTGCCGGCGAACTTCGATCTGGACACCGCCTTCGCCAAGTGGGTCGAGATCTGGGCCGCCGCGCACGGCAAGAGCGTCGGCTACGCGGACAGCGCGGATCTGCACGACGGGACCGTCGACCCGACGCGTCACAAAGCCCTGATCTTCCCCGGGCACGACGAGTACTGGTCGGCGCAGATGCGCGACGCGCTCGACAAGGCGCTCGCCAACGGCGCGCACGTCGCGTTCCTCGCCGCGAACAACGTGTATTGGCGCATCCGGCTGGAGGACGGCGGACGGACGGTCGTCTGCTACAAGAACCGCCCCGACCCCGGCGCGGCCTCGGCGAACGAGCGGACCGCGCAGTGGCGCCAGACCGGGCGTCCGGAGCAGGAGGTGCTCGGCGCGCAGTACGTGTCGACGCTGAAGGGCACCGCGCCGCTGGTCGTGGACAACGCCGGCCACTGGTTCTGGGAGGGCACCGGCGTGCGGAACGGGGAGCGGATCCCCGAGCTGCTGTGGGGCGAATGCGACCAGGTGCAGCCGTGGGTTCAGAGCCCTGACGGCTTCGAGATCCTCGCCGCCTCGCCGTACACCGGGCAGGGTCAGCCGCGGATGCAGCACAGCGTGCTGCACCGCACGCCGGCCGGCGGCCTGGTCTTCGACGGCGGGACCTTCCACTGGTCGAAAGGCTTGTCCACGCACGGGATCGCCGACTCGCGGATCCAGCGCGCGACGGCGAACCTGCTGTCGCGGATGCTGGAGCAGTAG
- a CDS encoding SigE family RNA polymerase sigma factor, translated as MRRRPTVEAVAGAAVGDAVVGGGVHADADVDAEFQAYMAARWPVLVRTAFLLTGDRFLAEDLAQTALTRVYASWRRVRRADDVDAYVRRVLVNANSGRFRKRRVVEHLVAVPLDGRGHAPHEPLAQRSALMAALAELPARQRAVVVLRYWEDLPEKEVAAVLGCSTGTVKSQASKALARLRNSAVLVDHDSVLAEPGRKEPE; from the coding sequence ATGCGACGAAGACCGACCGTTGAGGCGGTGGCCGGGGCTGCTGTGGGGGATGCCGTGGTCGGGGGTGGCGTGCATGCGGATGCTGATGTCGATGCCGAGTTCCAGGCGTACATGGCGGCGCGGTGGCCGGTGTTGGTGCGGACGGCGTTTCTGCTGACGGGGGACCGGTTTTTGGCGGAGGACTTGGCGCAGACGGCTTTGACGCGGGTCTATGCGTCGTGGCGGCGGGTGCGGCGGGCTGATGACGTCGACGCTTATGTGCGGCGGGTGCTGGTCAATGCCAACTCGGGGCGGTTTCGCAAGCGGCGGGTCGTCGAGCATCTGGTGGCGGTGCCGCTGGATGGGCGGGGGCACGCGCCGCATGAGCCGCTCGCGCAGCGGTCCGCGCTGATGGCGGCGCTGGCCGAGTTGCCGGCGCGGCAGCGGGCGGTCGTGGTGCTGCGGTACTGGGAGGACCTGCCCGAGAAGGAGGTCGCCGCGGTGCTGGGGTGCTCGACCGGGACCGTGAAGAGCCAGGCCTCCAAGGCGCTGGCCCGGTTGCGGAACAGCGCGGTGCTCGTCGATCACGACTCCGTCCTGGCCGAACCCGGAAGGAAGGAACCGGAATGA